Proteins from one Corallococcus exiguus genomic window:
- a CDS encoding CAP domain-containing protein, translating into MALPVFRRGLAVLLLAPLLGCGSSANAQRPVSASTKKAAATAAARKANTATPAPTEGTRKPVPTAAELKRDMVAAHNEARSKASRPTPKPALPALTWSDEAARKAEAYVKECRFEHNPDRGTFGENLAAATPDTWNTAQVVKGWADESADYDYASGKCKAGKMCGHYTQVVWRTTKAVGCATQLCTKNSPFGGNVKTWQLWVCNYAPPGNWVGEKPY; encoded by the coding sequence ATGGCACTTCCTGTGTTCCGTCGCGGGCTCGCCGTGTTGCTGCTGGCCCCGTTGCTTGGCTGCGGTTCCAGCGCGAACGCGCAGCGGCCCGTCTCCGCCTCCACGAAGAAGGCCGCGGCCACCGCCGCCGCGCGCAAGGCAAATACGGCCACGCCCGCGCCTACCGAGGGCACGCGCAAGCCGGTGCCGACCGCCGCGGAGCTAAAGCGCGACATGGTGGCCGCGCACAACGAGGCGCGGTCGAAGGCCTCGCGCCCCACGCCGAAGCCGGCGCTGCCAGCGCTCACCTGGTCCGACGAGGCGGCGCGCAAGGCGGAGGCCTACGTGAAGGAGTGCCGCTTCGAGCACAACCCGGACCGGGGCACCTTCGGAGAGAACCTGGCCGCCGCGACGCCGGACACCTGGAACACCGCGCAGGTGGTGAAGGGCTGGGCGGACGAGTCCGCTGACTACGACTACGCCTCCGGCAAGTGCAAGGCCGGGAAGATGTGCGGCCACTACACGCAGGTGGTGTGGCGCACCACGAAGGCGGTGGGCTGCGCGACGCAGCTGTGCACGAAGAACTCGCCCTTCGGCGGCAACGTGAAGACGTGGCAACTCTGGGTGTGCAACTACGCGCCGCCGGGCAACTGGGTGGGCGAAAAGCCCTACTGA
- a CDS encoding DUF1552 domain-containing protein: protein MSRTPALSRRTLLRGMGALMALPLLDVMRPRTARAATPAPRRFVAFYTPCGIHMPKWTPGGEGANFSLTPTLASLAPVKGDLLVLSGLDNLPGKPDGDGHHAAATSAFLSCVKARKTEGTNIRTGISMDQVMANALGKATRYPSLELGIDQGKGIGNCDSGYACPYANNIAWAGPSTPVPKETKPRAAFERLFADFDPNVTQAELAKRKAYGLSIIDAVRDDAKSLQGKLGTTDKRKLDEYFTGVRELELRVNAMDGTGPTCGAAMTPADSDDVREKTKAMLDLIVLAFQCDLTRTCTFMLGNARSTRVYSFLGLSGEHHTYSHHQRVQANYDALAKIDKWEVEQFSYLLQRMKGVQEEGGTLLDHSAVYFSSEIADGNMHEHKNLPILLAGRAGGAIAPGRHIRYGGQPLANLYIALLGMFGVSATSFGDDGTGPLPGLRA from the coding sequence ATGAGCCGCACCCCTGCCCTCTCCCGCCGGACGCTCCTGCGAGGCATGGGCGCGCTGATGGCGCTGCCCCTCCTGGACGTCATGCGCCCGCGCACGGCCCGCGCCGCCACGCCGGCCCCGCGCCGCTTCGTGGCCTTCTACACGCCCTGCGGCATCCACATGCCCAAGTGGACGCCCGGTGGGGAGGGCGCGAACTTCTCCCTGACGCCCACGCTCGCGTCGCTGGCGCCGGTGAAGGGGGACCTGCTGGTGCTGAGCGGCCTGGACAACCTGCCCGGCAAGCCAGACGGCGACGGCCACCACGCCGCCGCGACGTCCGCGTTCCTGTCCTGCGTGAAGGCGCGCAAGACGGAGGGCACCAATATCCGCACCGGCATCTCCATGGACCAGGTGATGGCGAACGCGCTGGGCAAGGCCACGCGCTACCCGTCGCTGGAGCTGGGCATCGACCAGGGCAAGGGCATTGGCAACTGCGACTCCGGCTACGCGTGCCCATACGCGAACAACATCGCGTGGGCGGGGCCGTCCACGCCCGTGCCCAAGGAGACGAAGCCTCGCGCGGCCTTCGAGCGGCTCTTCGCGGACTTCGACCCGAACGTCACGCAGGCGGAGCTGGCGAAGCGCAAGGCGTACGGTTTGAGCATCATCGACGCCGTGCGCGACGACGCGAAATCGCTCCAGGGGAAGCTGGGCACCACGGACAAGCGCAAGCTGGATGAGTACTTCACCGGCGTGCGCGAACTGGAGCTGCGCGTGAACGCGATGGACGGCACCGGCCCCACGTGCGGCGCCGCCATGACGCCCGCGGACAGCGACGACGTGCGCGAGAAGACGAAGGCGATGCTGGACCTCATCGTGCTCGCGTTCCAGTGCGACCTGACCCGCACCTGCACCTTCATGCTGGGCAACGCGCGCAGCACCCGCGTGTATTCGTTCCTGGGGCTGTCCGGCGAGCACCACACGTACTCGCACCACCAGCGGGTCCAGGCCAACTACGACGCGCTGGCGAAAATCGACAAGTGGGAGGTGGAGCAGTTCTCGTACCTCCTCCAGCGCATGAAGGGCGTGCAGGAGGAGGGCGGGACGTTGCTGGACCACAGCGCCGTGTACTTCTCCAGCGAGATTGCCGACGGCAACATGCACGAGCACAAGAACCTGCCCATCCTGCTCGCGGGCCGCGCGGGCGGCGCCATCGCTCCTGGCCGGCACATCCGCTATGGGGGGCAACCGCTGGCGAACCTCTACATCGCCCTGCTCGGCATGTTCGGCGTGTCCGCGACGTCCTTCGGCGACGACGGCACCGGGCCGCTCCCGGGCCTGAGGGCGTAG
- a CDS encoding DUF1592 domain-containing protein has product MHAVTACGWRWWKVGLAAVAVVLAAGCSDSLPKARVLPGPDAPVDPQDALCRSAARDPGRVTLHRLNRAEYNNTVRDLLGDTGSPASSFPPDDHGFGFDNNADVLSMSPLLMEKYSHAAEALVEAAWRRGAFNACVLDPAQPEACARELLKTFARRAWRRPVTPEEVERLVAFVALARQQGDTPEAGVKLALRAVLVSPHFLFRVELDPAPTSTVPHTVSDLELASRLSYFLWSSMPDEALLQAAEGGHLHEPEVLEAQVRRMLADPKARALVDNFAGQWLYTRALDFSQPESRYGFDEPLREAMRQEMQLVFQEFVTGDHRLKDLLDAPFTYVNDRLASHYGLPKPGTPAMTRVELKDHPERAGLFGKGALLTVTANPDRTSPVKRGVWVLEQLLCKGPPPPPPDAGGLAPAVDPTLNIKARMAQHRVDPTCSGCHTLMDPLGFGMENFDPVGRWRTKEEGGAVVDPSGELPGGKAFNGVTEMRAVVKQDPDLSACMTRHLLTYALGRGAEEQDRCTVRDISQQAETRGGRLTDYILAIVRSDAFLQRRGEAEGQKP; this is encoded by the coding sequence GTGCACGCGGTGACGGCCTGCGGTTGGAGATGGTGGAAGGTGGGCCTCGCGGCGGTGGCGGTGGTGCTGGCCGCGGGCTGCAGCGATTCACTTCCCAAGGCGCGGGTGCTGCCAGGGCCGGACGCACCCGTGGATCCGCAGGACGCGCTGTGCCGCTCGGCGGCGCGAGACCCGGGCCGCGTCACGCTGCACCGCCTCAACCGCGCTGAGTACAACAACACCGTGCGCGACCTCTTGGGCGACACGGGCTCGCCCGCGAGCAGCTTCCCGCCGGACGACCACGGCTTCGGCTTCGACAACAACGCGGACGTGCTCAGCATGTCCCCGCTGCTGATGGAGAAGTACTCCCACGCGGCGGAGGCGCTGGTGGAGGCCGCGTGGAGGCGAGGCGCGTTCAATGCGTGCGTGCTCGACCCCGCCCAACCGGAGGCGTGCGCGCGCGAGCTGCTCAAGACCTTCGCGCGCAGGGCCTGGCGCCGGCCCGTCACGCCGGAAGAAGTCGAGCGGCTGGTCGCGTTCGTCGCGCTGGCCCGGCAGCAGGGCGACACGCCGGAGGCGGGCGTGAAGCTGGCGCTGCGCGCGGTGCTGGTGTCGCCGCACTTCCTCTTCCGCGTGGAGCTGGACCCTGCACCCACGTCCACGGTGCCGCACACCGTGAGCGACCTGGAGCTGGCGAGCCGCCTGTCCTACTTCCTCTGGAGCAGCATGCCGGATGAAGCGCTGCTGCAAGCGGCGGAAGGCGGCCACCTGCACGAGCCGGAGGTGCTGGAGGCGCAAGTGCGGCGCATGCTGGCGGACCCCAAGGCCCGCGCGCTGGTGGACAATTTCGCGGGGCAGTGGCTCTACACACGCGCGCTCGACTTCTCCCAACCGGAGTCGCGCTACGGCTTCGACGAACCGCTGCGCGAGGCCATGCGCCAGGAGATGCAGCTCGTCTTCCAGGAGTTCGTCACCGGGGACCACCGCCTCAAGGACCTGCTGGACGCGCCCTTCACCTACGTGAACGACCGGCTCGCTTCGCACTACGGCCTGCCCAAGCCCGGCACCCCCGCGATGACGCGCGTGGAGCTGAAGGACCACCCGGAGCGCGCAGGCTTGTTTGGCAAGGGCGCGTTGCTCACCGTCACCGCGAACCCGGACCGCACGTCGCCAGTGAAGCGCGGCGTCTGGGTGCTGGAGCAGCTGTTGTGCAAGGGGCCGCCACCGCCACCTCCCGACGCGGGAGGACTGGCCCCGGCGGTGGACCCCACGCTCAACATCAAGGCACGCATGGCGCAGCACCGCGTGGACCCCACCTGTTCGGGCTGTCACACGCTGATGGATCCGCTGGGCTTCGGCATGGAGAACTTCGACCCGGTGGGCCGCTGGCGCACGAAGGAGGAAGGCGGCGCGGTGGTGGACCCCAGCGGCGAGCTGCCCGGCGGCAAGGCGTTCAACGGCGTGACAGAGATGCGCGCCGTGGTGAAGCAGGACCCGGACCTGTCCGCGTGCATGACGCGCCACCTGCTCACCTACGCGCTCGGACGCGGTGCGGAAGAGCAGGACCGCTGCACCGTGCGCGACATCTCCCAGCAGGCCGAAACCCGGGGCGGCCGGCTCACCGACTACATCCTCGCCATCGTCCGCAGCGACGCGTTCCTGCAACGGCGTGGCGAAGCGGAGGGACAAAAGCCATGA
- a CDS encoding M3 family metallopeptidase, with product MKGSEVLAGTPDAFKALCKADLERAQAQVAALKKLDPKTNGQGVLKAYDEAQTAILNAANRSSLTHEVHPDAAMRDASRECEQQVDAANVALSQDRGVYDALSLVDLSKEDAATHHWVDRTLLDFRRAGVDRDEATRAKVKTLNEEILKLGQQFGQNIAEDTRSVAFTTKDLDGLPEDYKKAHAPGADGKVVITSNYPDYFPFMTYAKNAKAREKLWRTYRQRAFPKNQAVLAQLIEKRNELATLLGYDTYAAFTTETRMTRTQQAAADFIDQLAQATEVRAKKEMADLLARKKKDVKGATVVEPWDQDYYEDRLRAEKFGFDSQAVRPYLEYARVKDGVMGITSSLWGVAFQPVKDAKTWHTDVEAYDVVDGGKPLGRIYLDMHPRDDKYKHAAQFDLVTGELDKRLPEAVLVCNFPRPGDLMTHDEVGTFFHEFGHLMHTIFSGHQKWTPISGISMERDFVETPSMLLQQWAEQPEVLKSFAKHHESNEPIPAELVEKLRASKEFGLGLYARRQLFLSAVSLQYYSRAPGFDTSAVLSELQKKLSPFRHEFRDGTHFELAFGHLDGYSAAYYTYLWSSVIAKDLESKFQENGYLDRDTAMHYRKTVLEPGGSKPAAEQVKDFLGRPYGFEAYRAYLDGSAKTTGTAKETK from the coding sequence ATGAAGGGCTCGGAAGTGCTGGCCGGTACGCCGGACGCCTTCAAGGCCCTGTGCAAGGCGGACCTGGAGCGCGCGCAGGCGCAGGTGGCCGCGCTGAAGAAGCTGGACCCCAAGACGAACGGCCAGGGCGTCCTCAAGGCGTACGACGAAGCGCAGACGGCCATCCTCAACGCGGCCAACCGCTCCAGCCTCACGCATGAGGTGCACCCGGACGCCGCCATGCGCGACGCGTCCCGCGAGTGCGAGCAGCAGGTGGACGCGGCCAACGTGGCGCTGTCGCAGGACCGCGGCGTCTACGACGCGCTGTCGCTGGTGGACCTGTCCAAGGAGGACGCGGCCACGCACCACTGGGTGGACCGCACACTGCTGGACTTCCGCCGCGCGGGCGTGGACCGGGACGAGGCCACGCGCGCCAAGGTGAAGACGCTCAACGAGGAGATCCTCAAGCTGGGCCAGCAGTTCGGGCAGAACATCGCGGAGGACACGCGCAGCGTGGCCTTCACGACCAAGGACCTGGACGGGCTGCCGGAGGACTACAAGAAGGCGCACGCGCCCGGCGCGGACGGCAAGGTGGTCATCACCAGCAACTACCCGGACTACTTCCCGTTCATGACGTACGCGAAGAACGCGAAGGCGCGCGAGAAGCTCTGGCGCACCTACCGCCAGCGCGCGTTCCCCAAGAACCAGGCGGTGCTCGCGCAGCTCATCGAGAAGCGCAACGAGCTGGCCACGCTGCTGGGCTACGACACCTACGCGGCCTTCACGACCGAAACGCGCATGACGCGCACGCAGCAGGCCGCGGCGGACTTCATCGACCAGCTGGCGCAGGCCACGGAGGTTCGCGCGAAGAAGGAGATGGCGGACCTGCTGGCGCGCAAGAAGAAGGACGTGAAGGGCGCCACCGTGGTGGAGCCCTGGGACCAGGACTACTACGAGGACCGGCTGCGCGCGGAGAAGTTCGGGTTCGACTCGCAGGCGGTGCGGCCCTACCTGGAGTACGCGCGGGTGAAGGACGGCGTGATGGGCATCACCTCCAGCCTGTGGGGGGTGGCCTTCCAGCCGGTGAAGGACGCGAAGACGTGGCACACCGACGTGGAGGCGTATGACGTCGTGGACGGCGGCAAGCCGCTGGGCCGCATCTACCTGGACATGCACCCGCGCGACGACAAGTACAAGCACGCGGCGCAGTTCGACCTCGTCACGGGTGAGCTGGACAAGCGGCTGCCGGAGGCCGTGCTGGTGTGCAACTTCCCGCGCCCCGGAGACCTGATGACGCACGACGAGGTGGGCACGTTCTTCCACGAGTTCGGCCACCTGATGCACACCATCTTCTCCGGCCATCAGAAGTGGACGCCCATCTCCGGCATCTCCATGGAGCGTGACTTCGTGGAGACGCCGTCCATGCTGCTGCAGCAGTGGGCGGAGCAGCCGGAGGTGCTCAAGAGCTTCGCCAAGCACCACGAGTCCAACGAGCCCATCCCCGCGGAGCTGGTCGAGAAGCTGCGCGCGTCGAAGGAGTTCGGCCTGGGCCTGTACGCGCGCCGCCAGCTGTTCCTGTCCGCGGTCAGCCTCCAGTACTACTCGCGCGCGCCGGGCTTCGACACGTCCGCGGTGCTCTCCGAGCTGCAGAAGAAGCTGTCGCCCTTCCGCCACGAGTTCCGCGACGGCACCCACTTCGAGCTCGCCTTCGGGCACCTGGATGGGTACTCGGCCGCGTACTACACGTACCTCTGGTCCTCCGTCATCGCGAAGGACCTGGAGTCGAAGTTCCAGGAGAACGGCTACCTGGACCGCGACACGGCCATGCACTACCGCAAGACGGTGCTGGAGCCCGGCGGCTCCAAGCCCGCCGCGGAGCAGGTGAAGGACTTCCTCGGCCGGCCGTACGGCTTCGAGGCCTACCGCGCGTACCTCGACGGCTCCGCGAAGACGACGGGCACCGCGAAGGAAACGAAGTAG